In Methanolacinia paynteri, the DNA window ATTCCTGCGGATGGGCTGGTATCGTCTGCGGGGGTGGATCTCCTCGGAAACGACCCTTGGTACAATCTCCGCGAGATTGAACTGATGGTAAACAATTCCCTCCAGTATCCATGGTTTGACCCTATGACCTACTACCCTTACGGTACTGACAACTTCTGGGGGCCGCTGTTTCCAATGATTGCCTCGGTTATGTGCATTCTTGCAGGTGCATCTACAAGACCCGAGATAATGTACGTATCCTCCTTCCTTCCGCCTCTTATGGCGGCTGCGATGGTTCCTGTCACTTATTTCGTTGCCGAGAGGGTTTATAACTGGAAAGCAGGAATTGTTGCGGCTTTTATGGTATCGATTATAGGAGGGCAATATTTCTATAGGTCTCTCTTCGCATTTGTTGATCATCACATTGCAGAGGTTTTATTCAGCACTCTGTTCTGCCTGGCCTATATTGGATATCTGGTTTATGTGAATAAACATCCGGTAGATTTCAGGGATAAGGAATCATTTAAGATCCCAGCTCTCATAGCAGTCGGTTCTGGAATCGCCTATACTCTTGGTCTTTACGTCATGCCGACAATGGCGCTCTTCGCCCTGCTTGTTGCAATATTCACAGGACTGATGTTCATAATAAACAGTTACAGGAATGTATCCTCCGAGTATATCGTACTCGTTAATGTGATCACATTCATTGTTGCAATCGCCGGATTATTCCTCGTAGGAATACATGGTTCCGGTACCTCAATGGCAAGGTATTCCATGGGACATGTTTATGCTTATCTTGCTCTGATCTGCGCAACAATTATTCTTTATGCCATTAGAAGAATTTTAAAAGAGAAAAGCTGGCATTATTATCTTATCTCTGTTATTGCGTTTGGAATTGTGGCATTTGCATTAATAATGATCGCAATGCCTGAGTTCTATAATATCTTTATTTCCGGTCTGTTGGGATTCTTTGGTTATTCAGCACTTTCTACTACAATAGAAGAAGCCCAAAACTGGAGTCTTGGCAGTGCATGGGATTCGTTTGATGTCGGAATAATCCTGATGATCCTGGGCCTTTGTGCTTCGGTACTCCAGTATATAAAAGAGAAGAAGGATACTTTCATCTTCATACTCGTATGGTCGCTTCTGATAATATATTCAACGACAATTCAGCTTCGCTATGAGTACTATCTCGGTGTAAATATTGCTGTCCTGACCGGAATTCTCACAGCGTGCACTCTTAGCTACGGATGGCCTGAGATTGAAAAAATTCTCTCTAAATTTAAAGCTGAGCCTGAATCTCCTCTGGAAGAAGAGAGCAAACAGAAGGGCAAAGGTAAGAAACAGTCCAAGACACTCCCCAAAAAACAGCATATTAATTCAGGGAAGCTCGTTCCGCTTGCTGTTGTGGTGATTCTCATTGCTGCAGGAGCCTATGTGATGATACCTGTCGATATCAATACATCAGAATATATGAAGTCTTACGGCGGAATGACAGACGACTGGAGAGAGGCTCTTGAGTGGTTTGGAGATAACTCTCCTGATACAGGAATTGACTATTATACAGTCTACAACAGGAATGATTACACCAATCCGTATGAATCCTATGGTGTCATGTCGTGGTGGGATTACGGCCACTGGATAACCTTCATCTCGGAAAGACCGCCGAATGCCAACCCG includes these proteins:
- a CDS encoding oligosaccharyl transferase, archaeosortase A system-associated gives rise to the protein MDFQSSLNKRNLIILILIIIFAYFAFWMRMIPADGLVSSAGVDLLGNDPWYNLREIELMVNNSLQYPWFDPMTYYPYGTDNFWGPLFPMIASVMCILAGASTRPEIMYVSSFLPPLMAAAMVPVTYFVAERVYNWKAGIVAAFMVSIIGGQYFYRSLFAFVDHHIAEVLFSTLFCLAYIGYLVYVNKHPVDFRDKESFKIPALIAVGSGIAYTLGLYVMPTMALFALLVAIFTGLMFIINSYRNVSSEYIVLVNVITFIVAIAGLFLVGIHGSGTSMARYSMGHVYAYLALICATIILYAIRRILKEKSWHYYLISVIAFGIVAFALIMIAMPEFYNIFISGLLGFFGYSALSTTIEEAQNWSLGSAWDSFDVGIILMILGLCASVLQYIKEKKDTFIFILVWSLLIIYSTTIQLRYEYYLGVNIAVLTGILTACTLSYGWPEIEKILSKFKAEPESPLEEESKQKGKGKKQSKTLPKKQHINSGKLVPLAVVVILIAAGAYVMIPVDINTSEYMKSYGGMTDDWREALEWFGDNSPDTGIDYYTVYNRNDYTNPYESYGVMSWWDYGHWITFISERPPNANPFQEGVAGSNGAAAYFIQQSEEESNAILDNLNTRYVITDAEMDSGDGKFWAMTTWYDPEVQSAPYLEHFLNINDDNSYSVVTFYTPDYYNTMISRLHNFDGSMVDPSQVVYIEYVDGASYGSPYPILTAATMLGVDEAEAKVEEFNSANTGTGKEAAILSWNMLIPDGKVPALQHYRLIHESPTNIFGADNQDLKYVKVFEYVPGAVIYGEGTIKVDLETGTGRQFSYMQESVDGQFIVPYSTTSANGDVVPLGDYTIVETGETFSVSEDAVINGLTIN